TTAACTTTGACAAAagtcaaaatgatttataatatgaaacgggagtagaaatacaatttctACGAGACAAATATTCAAAAGTAGAAGTTTAATTTTTATGAGGGAGGTAGCAATAATTATGTTTctgatatatttttctttaaaaaaaatgttccaaCAGTATATCCTTTCTTGTTCTACCGTTCGGTTCTGTttccgaaaaagaaaaaaaaagcaaaggaaATGGTCTGAGCATTTTTCTATCCGTTTTCATTCCTAGCCCTTTAGccataaatattaaatattaatatttagcacaagttttggtcattttttacaatatttatgACTACGTAGAGTATACTAGCTTGGGAGAGACTACAATCAAGTAAACACTGTAACATATCACTGCATGCGATCTCCAAAGGAAGCATAATAATCTTAGCTGCGTGATGTGCATGCTACAAAAACTCGCTAGTCATTACAATGACAAGCATTCTCGCCTGTATGCACAAAACAGTATGCAACAACAAATGTACCGAACATATAAAAATGGCCATGGCAATGCCATATTGGCATCAGGGATACTCTGTTTGAATTCTGAAGCTAGCTTTGTATGTTTAAGGCTAGAACCAAAAAACAGCAGAATTACATACGCCGAATCTGTAATCCTATACAACTCAGCAGCATTTCTTTTCCTCTCAAGTCCAATGCCGCTATGGCTCAGGGCAAAAATAATCAAGAACAGCCTGAAATTACCTGCAATGTCACAGCTCTCGTACTACTAagtggcggcggctgtggctAGATCAGCACTTATAAACAGCTCTAGCCAAAGAAAGATTTTGCAGCCAGGATAGAAACAGCATCTAGTGATCTCTTCCTATGTCTCATCATACCCAACACGGATGCGAAAGAAGGCGTCCGATCTGGCATCAAGGTCAGCCGACTCTCGCTGAGCTGAATCTTCGGTATACAATGATCACCAGGTCTCATATCTGTAACTTTGTGCTGGGGGGCTCCTGGCTGCTGAAGCTGATGTTCCTTGGCTGACCTAAGCACAGTGAGTCCTCGCAGTTGTTGGTCGAAGGGGTGATGTCCGTGCACAATGATTTGCTCGGTGTGCTGGGACTGCCAATGGTGTCACTGCTCTCTAGTGGACTCTTTGAGGATGGGTATGGCGCAACACTTGACACTCTACATGATAAACAAGGCACATGTCAAAAATATGCACAAGACCATAGTAACAGATTTCAGCTGCAAAGTAGAACCACAAGACACACGATGACACGATTTATACCTTTCCTTTCGCTTCTCCAAGAATCGGGCGAGAGATGCTTTTCGAGCTTGAGGCACGGCTGGAACAAGCAAGAACATGAATCAATCTCGAATACCTTATGAAACACTACAGTAGTTACGCCGGGAATTCAGAATTCCAAAAACATTACAGAACTAGCAACATGAAGGTAGAGCCATATACCTCTTGGCATGATAGCCGAAGCATTTGTGGTTGCTACTGGAATCGGCTGGGACGGGGATGCCTGGCTCAAAGGAGTAACAGCCAACGGTAGGCCTCCAGATTTCGGCCCCACAGAGTCGTTGGAGCTAGAAGAGCTTTTGGGGAGAGTCACAGCTTGCGACACGATGGTGATCGGATTTGAAACCCCTGATACAAGAGGCACAGAAGCCTCTGGTTTCTGAACTACAATCTGCCTTGCAGGCAAAGCCTCGGGCACTGTAAGTTTCGCAGCAGCGGAAATAGGCGAATCTGATTTACGAGCTGCACTCGGTGGACTCGGAATGGATGCCCTGCTTGCCAAAAGCATAAGTTCTTGAGCCTGCCACAGTTATGACACAATCAGGAATCATACCCCCAAGAACTGAAGTAACATCAAACAGATTTCGCGCGTCGCAAAGATACGATACCTTCTCCACCGGAATGTTGTCG
The Oryza glaberrima chromosome 8, OglaRS2, whole genome shotgun sequence DNA segment above includes these coding regions:
- the LOC127782947 gene encoding protein TIFY 6a isoform X2 yields the protein MERDFLGAIGRKEEAAGKPEEHSDYRGGGGGASAAMQWQFPATKVGAASSAFMSFRSSAAAAREEDSKEAAVFDRFSLSGFRPPPRPSPGDAFDGAAAMKQRQFGFDGRQQYAAAAQHGHREKGVDSYGVAAPHHFPSPSPSPRHPVPFGHANPMLRVHSLPNVAGGSPYRNQSFAVGNSVAGSTVGVYGGPRDLQNPKVTQMTIFYDGLVNVFDNIPVEKAQELMLLASRASIPSPPSAARKSDSPISAAAKLTVPEALPARQIVVQKPEASVPLVSGVSNPITIVSQAVTLPKSSSSSNDSVGPKSGGLPLAVTPLSQASPSQPIPVATTNASAIMPRAVPQARKASLARFLEKRKERVSSVAPYPSSKSPLESSDTIGSPSTPSKSLCTDITPSTNNCEDSLCLGQPRNISFSSQEPPSTKLQI